The following proteins come from a genomic window of Dreissena polymorpha isolate Duluth1 chromosome 1, UMN_Dpol_1.0, whole genome shotgun sequence:
- the LOC127852389 gene encoding uncharacterized protein LOC127852389 — translation MLLGSKSGMSTPKQSKRPGQDATPLLPTSSPQQPAHISSDRPQPIVTGRDISILRSLEEIKQDQQEIKAMLATLIQQMHGHVGGQELPEGIVLPVKRLEDVEGIEQRLCDKATFRMLVDYLSNVGGSCVKLMTKRLMAGVLDNQFAKGFNWTGRGKMSFQALKLCLAILQAVKRVFPNTTTSETEFFIKEWLRNASDREGGRKTRTKPSTMASAMAEEDSDH, via the exons ATGTTGCTGGGGTCAAAATCCGGGATGTCAACACCAAAACAAAGTAAACGGCCAGGTCAAGATGCAACCCCTTTGTTGCCCACATCAAGCCCTCAACAGCCTGCCCACATTTCTTCTGACAGACCACAGCCGATAGTTACAG GAAGGGATATATCAATCCTGCGCTCCTTAGAGGAAATCAAACAGGATCAGCAGGAGATTAAGGCAATGTTGGCCACATTGATCCAGCAAATGCATGGACATGTAGGGGGCCAAGAACTTCCAGAAGGAATCGTCCTTCCAGTGAAAAGGTTGGAAGATGTTGAGGGCATAGAACAAAGGCTATGTGATAAAGCCACATTTCGGATGTTG GTTGACTATTTATCCAATGTTGGGGGGTCCTGTGTGAAACTCATGACCAAGCGGCTAATGGCGGGGGTTCTTGACAACCAGTTTGCCAAAGGTTTCAACTGGACCGGGCGTGGAAAGATGTCTTTTCAGGCGCTGAAGCTGTGTTTGGCCATTCTCC AAGCTGTCAAGCGAGTGTTTCCAAACACAACTACCAGTGAGACTGAGTTCTTCATAAAAGAATGGCTGAGAAATGCAAGTGATCGTGAGGGAGGGCGCAAAACCCGCACCAAGCCATCTACGATGGCATCAGCCATGGCTGAAGAAGATTCGGATCATTAG